A region of Leclercia adecarboxylata DNA encodes the following proteins:
- the metH gene encoding methionine synthase codes for MSSKVDQLRAQLNERILVLDGGMGTMIQSYRLSEDDFRGDRFADWPCDLKGNNDLLVLSKPEIIAAIHYAYFEAGADIVETNTFNSTTIAMADYEMESLSAEINYEAARLARACADEWTARTPEKPRYVAGVLGPTNRTASISPDVNDPAFRNITFDQLVAAYRESTKALVEGGSDLIMIETVFDTLNAKAAIYAVKEEFEALGVDLPIMISGTITDASGRTLSGQTTEAFYNSLRHADALTFGLNCALGPDELRQYVQELSRIAECYVTAHPNAGLPNAFGEYDLDAATMAAQIREWAESGFLNIVGGCCGTTPEHIAAMSNAVAGLAPRKLPELPVACRLAGLEPLNIGDDSLFVNVGERTNVTGSAKFKRLIKEEKYSEALDVARQQVESGAQIIDINMDEGMLDAEAAMVRFLNLIAGEPDIARVPIMIDSSKWEVIEKGLKCIQGKGIVNSISMKEGVEPFIHHAKMVRRYGAAVVVMAFDEVGQADTRERKIEICRRAYQILTEEVGFPPEDIIFDPNIFAVATGIEEHNNYAQDFIGACEDIKRELPHALISGGVSNVSFSFRGNDPVREAIHAVFLYYAIRNGMDMGIVNAGQLAIYDDLPAELRDAVEDVILNRRDDATERMLELAEKYRGSKSDDSANVQQAEWRSWDVKKRLEYSLVKGITEFIELDTEEARQQAARPIEVIEGPLMDGMNVVGDLFGEGKMFLPQVVKSARVMKQAVAYLEPYIEASKEKGSSNGKMVIATVKGDVHDIGKNIVGVVLQCNNYEIIDLGVMVPAEKILKTAREVNADLIGLSGLITPSLDEMVNVAKEMERQGFTLPLLIGGATTSKAHTAVKIEQNYSGPTVYVQNASRTVGVVSALLSATQRDDFVARTRKEYETVRIQHGRKKPRTPPVTLAAARDNDLAFDWSSYTPPVAHRLGVQAVTASIETLRNYIDWTPFFMTWSLAGKYPRILEDEVVGEEAQRLFKDANDLLDKLSEEKTLNPRGVVGLFPANRVGDDIEIYRDETRTHVLAVSHHLRQQTEKIGFANYCLADFVAPKLSGKADYIGAFAVTGGLEEDALADAFEAQHDDYNKIMIKAIADRLAEAFAEYLHERVRKVHWGYAANENLSNEELIRENYQGIRPAPGYPACPEHTEKGTIWQLLDVEAHTGMKLTESFAMWPGASVSGWYFSHPDSKYYAVAQIQRDQVEDYALRKGMSVAEVERWLAPNLGYDAD; via the coding sequence GTGAGCAGCAAAGTAGATCAACTGCGTGCGCAGTTAAATGAACGCATTCTGGTGCTGGATGGCGGTATGGGCACCATGATCCAGAGCTATCGTCTGAGTGAAGACGACTTTCGCGGCGACCGCTTCGCCGACTGGCCCTGCGATCTGAAAGGTAACAATGACCTGCTGGTGCTCAGCAAGCCAGAGATTATCGCCGCCATTCACTACGCCTACTTCGAGGCGGGCGCGGATATCGTTGAGACCAACACCTTTAACTCGACAACCATCGCCATGGCGGATTACGAGATGGAATCCCTCTCGGCGGAGATCAACTACGAGGCGGCCAGACTCGCGCGTGCCTGTGCCGATGAGTGGACGGCCCGCACGCCAGAGAAACCACGTTACGTGGCGGGCGTGCTCGGCCCGACCAACCGCACCGCCTCTATCTCACCGGACGTAAACGATCCGGCTTTTCGAAATATCACCTTTGACCAGCTGGTGGCCGCGTACCGCGAATCCACAAAAGCGCTGGTAGAAGGCGGTTCCGATCTGATCATGATTGAAACGGTCTTCGATACCCTCAACGCCAAAGCTGCCATCTATGCGGTAAAAGAGGAGTTCGAAGCCCTGGGTGTCGATCTGCCGATCATGATCTCCGGCACCATCACCGATGCCTCTGGCCGTACGCTATCCGGCCAGACGACCGAAGCATTTTATAACTCCCTGCGCCACGCCGATGCCCTGACCTTTGGCCTGAACTGTGCCCTGGGGCCGGATGAACTGCGCCAGTATGTGCAGGAGCTGTCGCGCATTGCGGAATGCTACGTCACCGCTCACCCGAACGCCGGCCTGCCGAACGCCTTTGGTGAGTACGATCTCGACGCCGCGACCATGGCGGCGCAGATCCGCGAGTGGGCCGAATCCGGGTTCCTGAATATCGTCGGCGGCTGCTGCGGCACCACGCCGGAGCACATCGCTGCCATGAGCAATGCAGTCGCGGGCCTGGCGCCACGCAAGCTACCTGAGCTACCGGTGGCCTGCCGACTGGCCGGTCTCGAGCCGCTGAACATCGGCGATGACAGCCTGTTTGTGAACGTCGGTGAACGTACCAACGTGACCGGCTCCGCGAAGTTCAAGCGCCTGATCAAAGAAGAGAAGTACAGCGAAGCGCTGGACGTTGCCCGCCAGCAGGTGGAGAGCGGCGCGCAGATCATTGATATCAACATGGACGAGGGGATGCTCGACGCCGAAGCGGCGATGGTGCGTTTCCTCAACCTGATTGCCGGTGAGCCGGACATTGCCCGCGTGCCGATTATGATCGACTCCTCGAAATGGGAAGTGATCGAAAAAGGGCTGAAGTGCATTCAGGGCAAGGGCATCGTTAACTCCATCTCGATGAAAGAGGGGGTTGAGCCTTTCATCCATCACGCGAAGATGGTGCGCCGCTACGGTGCCGCCGTGGTGGTAATGGCCTTTGACGAGGTCGGGCAGGCGGATACCCGCGAGCGCAAAATAGAGATTTGCCGCCGCGCGTATCAGATTCTGACCGAAGAGGTCGGCTTCCCGCCGGAAGACATTATCTTTGACCCGAACATCTTTGCTGTCGCCACCGGTATCGAGGAGCACAACAACTACGCCCAGGACTTTATCGGCGCCTGTGAAGACATCAAACGCGAATTGCCGCACGCGCTGATCTCCGGCGGGGTTTCCAACGTCTCGTTCTCGTTCCGCGGCAACGACCCGGTGCGTGAGGCGATCCACGCGGTGTTCCTCTATTACGCCATTCGTAACGGGATGGACATGGGGATCGTTAACGCCGGTCAGCTGGCGATTTATGACGACCTGCCGGCGGAGCTGCGCGACGCGGTGGAGGATGTGATCCTGAACCGCCGCGACGATGCTACCGAGCGCATGCTGGAACTGGCTGAAAAGTATCGCGGCAGCAAATCCGATGACAGCGCCAACGTGCAGCAGGCGGAATGGCGCTCCTGGGACGTGAAAAAACGCCTCGAATACTCGCTGGTAAAAGGCATCACCGAGTTTATCGAACTGGATACCGAAGAGGCACGCCAGCAGGCCGCGCGTCCGATTGAAGTGATCGAAGGGCCGCTAATGGACGGCATGAACGTGGTCGGCGACCTGTTCGGCGAAGGCAAAATGTTCCTGCCGCAGGTGGTGAAATCCGCCCGCGTAATGAAGCAGGCGGTGGCCTATCTGGAACCCTATATTGAAGCCAGCAAAGAAAAAGGCTCCAGTAACGGCAAGATGGTGATCGCCACCGTGAAAGGCGACGTGCATGACATCGGCAAAAACATCGTCGGCGTGGTGCTGCAGTGTAATAACTACGAGATTATCGATCTTGGCGTGATGGTGCCGGCGGAGAAAATCCTCAAAACCGCGCGCGAAGTGAATGCCGACCTGATTGGCCTCTCGGGGCTCATCACCCCGTCGCTGGATGAGATGGTTAACGTGGCGAAAGAGATGGAGCGTCAGGGCTTTACCCTGCCGCTGCTGATTGGCGGCGCAACCACCTCGAAAGCGCATACGGCGGTGAAGATCGAGCAAAACTACAGCGGGCCGACGGTGTACGTGCAGAACGCCTCACGCACGGTTGGCGTGGTCTCAGCGCTGCTGTCAGCGACCCAGCGCGACGACTTTGTCGCCAGAACCCGCAAAGAGTATGAAACGGTGCGCATTCAGCACGGGCGCAAAAAGCCGCGCACCCCGCCGGTGACCCTGGCGGCGGCGCGGGATAACGATCTGGCCTTTGACTGGTCAAGCTATACGCCGCCGGTCGCCCATCGCCTGGGCGTTCAGGCGGTGACGGCCAGCATCGAAACCCTGCGTAACTACATCGACTGGACGCCGTTCTTTATGACCTGGTCGCTGGCCGGGAAATACCCGCGCATTCTGGAAGATGAAGTGGTAGGTGAAGAGGCGCAGCGCCTGTTCAAGGATGCCAACGATCTGCTCGACAAGCTCAGCGAGGAGAAGACTCTAAACCCGCGCGGCGTGGTGGGGCTGTTCCCGGCGAACCGGGTGGGCGATGACATCGAAATCTACCGGGATGAAACCCGCACGCACGTGCTGGCGGTCAGCCATCACTTGCGTCAGCAGACCGAGAAGATTGGCTTTGCTAACTACTGTCTGGCGGATTTCGTCGCGCCGAAGCTGAGCGGTAAAGCCGACTACATCGGCGCGTTTGCCGTGACCGGCGGGCTGGAGGAGGACGCGCTGGCGGACGCCTTCGAAGCGCAGCATGATGATTACAACAAAATCATGATCAAGGCGATTGCCGACCGTCTGGCAGAAGCCTTTGCTGAATACCTGCATGAGCGGGTGCGTAAGGTGCACTGGGGCTACGCGGCCAATGAGAACCTCAGCAATGAGGAGCTGATCCGCGAGAACTACCAGGGCATTCGCCCGGCACCAGGCTACCCGGCCTGCCCGGAGCATACCGAGAAAGGCACCATCTGGCAGCTTCTGGATGTCGAGGCCCATACCGGCATGAAGCTCACCGAGTCTTTCGCCATGTGGCCGGGCGCCTCGGTTTCCGGCTGGTATTTCAGCCATCCAGACAGCAAGTACTACGCTGTGGCGCAGATCCAGCGCGATCAGGTGGAAGATTATGCCCTGCGTAAAGGGATGAGCGTGGCAGAAGTGGAGCGCTGGCTGGCACCTAACCTCGGCTACGACGCAGACTGA
- a CDS encoding Na/Pi cotransporter family protein produces the protein MLTLLHLLSAVALLVWGTHIVRTGVMRVFGARLRTVLSRSVEKKPLAFCSGIGVTALVQSSNATTMLVTSFVAQDLVALTPALVIVLGADVGTALMARVLTFDLSWLSPLLIFIGVIFFLGRKQTRAGQLGRVGIGLGLILLALELIVQAVTPITQASGVQVIFASLTGDIMLDALIGAVFALISYSSLAAVLLTATLTAAGIISFPVALCLVIGANLGSGLLAMLNNSAANAAARRVALGSLLFKLVGSLIILPFVNPLANLMDNLSLPESEMVIYFHVFYNLVRCVAMVPFAGPMARFCERIIRDQPELDMRLKPKHLDSSALDTPALALANAARETLRMGDAMELMLEGLKKVMHGEPREEKDLRKLADDINVLYTAIKLYLARMPKDELAEEESRRWAEIIEMSLNLEQASDIVERMGSEIADKSLAARRAFSLEGVKELDALHDQLLANLKLAMSVFFSGDLPSARRLRRNKHRFRILNRRYSHAHVDRLHQQNVQSIETSSLHLGLLGDMKRLNSLFCAVAYSVMEQPDEDDDRDEY, from the coding sequence GTGCTGACTCTGCTACATCTGCTTTCTGCCGTGGCGCTGCTGGTCTGGGGCACTCATATTGTCCGTACCGGCGTAATGCGCGTTTTTGGCGCCCGCTTACGTACCGTTCTCAGCCGCAGCGTTGAGAAAAAACCGCTCGCGTTCTGTTCCGGCATTGGCGTAACCGCGCTGGTGCAAAGCAGCAACGCCACGACTATGCTGGTCACCTCGTTTGTGGCCCAGGATCTGGTGGCGCTGACGCCTGCGCTGGTGATTGTTCTCGGTGCCGATGTAGGGACCGCGCTGATGGCGCGGGTGTTAACCTTCGATCTCTCCTGGCTGTCGCCGCTGCTAATCTTCATCGGCGTGATATTTTTCCTTGGCCGGAAACAGACCCGGGCCGGACAGCTCGGGCGCGTCGGGATCGGCCTGGGGCTGATTCTGCTGGCGCTGGAACTGATCGTCCAGGCCGTCACCCCCATTACGCAGGCGAGCGGCGTGCAGGTGATTTTCGCCTCGCTGACCGGCGACATCATGCTGGATGCGTTGATTGGTGCGGTGTTTGCGCTTATCAGCTACTCCAGCCTGGCGGCGGTGCTGTTAACCGCGACGCTGACCGCGGCGGGGATTATCTCCTTCCCGGTAGCCCTCTGTCTGGTGATTGGCGCGAACCTTGGCTCCGGCCTGCTGGCGATGCTCAATAACAGCGCCGCCAACGCCGCAGCCCGTCGCGTGGCGCTCGGCAGCCTGCTGTTTAAGCTGGTGGGGAGCCTGATCATTCTGCCGTTCGTTAACCCGCTGGCGAATCTGATGGATAACCTGTCGCTGCCGGAATCGGAGATGGTGATCTACTTCCACGTCTTCTACAACCTGGTGCGCTGCGTGGCGATGGTGCCTTTTGCCGGGCCGATGGCGCGCTTTTGTGAACGTATTATCCGCGACCAGCCTGAGCTGGATATGCGACTCAAGCCAAAACATCTGGACTCATCCGCCCTTGATACGCCGGCGCTGGCGCTGGCCAATGCCGCCCGCGAAACGCTGCGCATGGGCGATGCGATGGAGCTGATGCTGGAAGGGCTGAAAAAGGTGATGCATGGCGAGCCGCGGGAAGAGAAAGATCTGCGTAAGCTCGCCGACGATATCAACGTGCTTTATACCGCCATCAAACTCTATCTGGCGCGGATGCCGAAAGACGAGCTGGCGGAAGAGGAGTCCCGCCGCTGGGCGGAGATCATCGAGATGTCCCTCAACCTTGAGCAGGCCTCCGATATCGTCGAGCGCATGGGAAGTGAAATCGCCGACAAATCGCTGGCGGCCCGCCGGGCGTTCTCCCTTGAGGGCGTCAAAGAGCTGGATGCACTGCACGATCAGCTGCTTGCTAACCTGAAGCTGGCGATGTCGGTCTTTTTCTCCGGGGATCTGCCCAGCGCCCGTCGTCTGCGCCGCAACAAACACCGGTTCCGTATCCTCAACCGCCGCTATTCCCACGCGCACGTTGACCGACTGCACCAGCAGAACGTGCAGAGCATCGAGACCAGTTCCCTGCACCTGGGGCTGCTGGGCGACATGAAACGCCTCAACTCCCTGTTCTGCGCGGTGGCGTACAGCGTGATGGAGCAGCCGGATGAGGACGACGATCGGGATGAGTATTAA
- a CDS encoding addiction module antidote protein — MNKLTSYDPANALIDDEQIAIFITDALETGDPAFIAEALGVVARAKGMSTIAEQTGLSREQLYRSFSEKGNPTLKTTLAVMKALGLGLTIKHVNS; from the coding sequence ATGAATAAATTAACCTCCTACGATCCCGCGAATGCTCTGATAGACGATGAGCAGATCGCCATCTTTATAACTGACGCGCTCGAAACTGGCGATCCTGCCTTTATCGCTGAGGCACTGGGAGTGGTTGCTCGCGCTAAAGGCATGTCGACCATTGCAGAACAAACGGGATTATCACGAGAGCAGCTCTACCGCTCGTTCAGTGAAAAAGGCAACCCAACGCTTAAAACCACGCTCGCCGTGATGAAAGCGCTGGGCCTTGGCTTAACCATCAAACATGTGAACAGTTAA
- a CDS encoding type II toxin-antitoxin system RelE/ParE family toxin, with protein MKELVQTEPFRCWEQNLKDRRAKTVIAARLFRLANGLPGDVKPVGEGVSELRIHVGPGYRIYFKQHGKRIILLLCGGDKSSQDKDILLARVLARTLKLQE; from the coding sequence ATGAAAGAGCTCGTTCAGACAGAACCCTTTCGCTGCTGGGAGCAAAATTTAAAAGACCGACGTGCGAAAACAGTGATAGCAGCCCGCCTGTTCCGGCTGGCAAACGGATTACCGGGTGACGTGAAACCTGTAGGTGAAGGCGTAAGCGAGCTTAGGATCCACGTCGGTCCTGGTTACAGGATCTACTTCAAACAGCATGGCAAGCGCATCATTCTGCTGTTATGCGGCGGCGACAAAAGTAGTCAGGACAAAGATATCCTTCTGGCCAGGGTGCTTGCCAGAACCTTAAAACTGCAGGAGTAA
- the rluF gene encoding 23S rRNA pseudouridine(2604) synthase RluF, whose translation MLPTQSTRLNKYISESGICSRREADRYIEQGNVFINGKRATIGDQVAPGDVVKVNGQAIEPRNAEDLVFIALNKPVGIVSTTEDGERDNIVDFVNHSSRIFPIGRLDKDSQGLIFLTNHGDLVNKILRAGNDHEKEYIVTVNKPVTDEFIRGMGAGVPILGTVTKKCKVKKEAPFAFRITLVQGLNRQIRRMCEHFGFEVTKLERTRIMNVSLTGIPLGEWRDLTDDELIELFKLIENSSSEAKPKAKAKPKTQGIKRPVVKAPQSEEKSRAKPAGNGKRFTSPGRKKKGR comes from the coding sequence ATGCTGCCAACTCAATCCACCCGATTAAACAAATATATTAGCGAGAGCGGGATCTGCTCGCGTCGCGAGGCTGACCGTTATATCGAACAGGGCAACGTGTTTATCAACGGTAAACGCGCCACCATTGGCGATCAGGTCGCCCCTGGCGACGTGGTCAAAGTAAATGGTCAGGCGATCGAGCCGCGTAACGCAGAAGACCTGGTATTTATCGCGCTGAATAAACCGGTTGGCATTGTCAGTACCACGGAAGATGGCGAGCGCGACAACATCGTTGATTTCGTTAACCACAGCAGCCGTATTTTCCCGATTGGCCGCCTGGACAAAGACTCTCAGGGGCTGATTTTCCTCACCAACCACGGCGATCTGGTGAACAAAATCCTGCGGGCCGGTAACGACCACGAGAAAGAGTACATCGTCACGGTCAACAAACCGGTAACTGACGAATTCATTCGCGGGATGGGGGCGGGAGTACCGATCCTCGGCACGGTGACGAAAAAGTGCAAGGTGAAGAAAGAGGCGCCGTTCGCGTTCCGCATCACCCTCGTTCAGGGGTTAAACCGCCAGATCCGCCGCATGTGCGAGCATTTCGGTTTTGAAGTGACGAAGCTGGAACGCACGCGCATCATGAACGTCAGCCTTACCGGCATCCCGCTGGGCGAGTGGCGCGATCTGACCGATGACGAACTGATTGAGCTGTTTAAGCTGATTGAGAACTCATCCTCTGAAGCGAAGCCAAAAGCCAAAGCGAAACCGAAAACCCAGGGCATCAAACGCCCGGTGGTTAAAGCGCCGCAATCAGAAGAGAAAAGCCGGGCGAAGCCTGCCGGAAACGGAAAACGCTTTACTTCGCCAGGACGCAAAAAGAAAGGGCGCTGA
- a CDS encoding DUF3811 domain-containing protein has translation MSTPRLTQKEMTESEQRELKTLLDRARIAHGRLLTNAETNHLKKEYIDKLMAQRELDAKKARKLRKEQAYKVDKEATFSWSANTPTRGRR, from the coding sequence ATGTCCACACCAAGATTGACCCAGAAAGAGATGACGGAAAGCGAGCAGCGCGAACTGAAAACCCTGCTCGATCGCGCGCGTATCGCCCATGGCCGTCTGCTGACCAACGCCGAAACCAATCACCTCAAAAAAGAGTACATCGACAAACTGATGGCGCAGCGTGAGCTGGACGCTAAAAAAGCCCGCAAACTTCGCAAAGAGCAGGCTTATAAGGTGGATAAAGAGGCGACGTTTTCCTGGTCGGCCAATACTCCAACCCGTGGAAGGCGCTGA
- the panS gene encoding ketopantoate/pantoate/pantothenate transporter PanS has translation MLSAITRLFPLWALLLSVLAYYTPSTFTAIGPWVTTLLMLIMFGMGVHLKIDDFKRVLSRPAPVAAGIFLHYLVMPLAAWALAIAFKMPPDLSAGMVLVGSVASGTASNVMIYLAKGDVALSVTISSVSTLVGVVATPLLTRLYVDAHIQVDVMGMLLSILQIVVIPIALGLVIHHLFPRVVKAVEPYLPAFSMICILAIISAVVAGSAAHIASVGFVVIIAVVLHNTIGLLGGYWGGKLFGFDESTCRTLAIEVGMQNSGLAAALGKIYFSPLAALPGALFSVWHNLSGSLLAGYWSGKPLDEQKKSDVVKEG, from the coding sequence ATGTTATCCGCCATCACCCGGCTGTTCCCGTTATGGGCGCTGCTGCTCTCTGTTTTAGCCTATTATACGCCATCCACCTTTACCGCTATCGGTCCGTGGGTCACCACGCTGCTGATGCTGATCATGTTCGGCATGGGCGTGCACCTGAAGATCGACGACTTCAAACGCGTGCTGTCGCGTCCGGCCCCGGTGGCGGCAGGTATTTTCCTGCACTATCTGGTGATGCCGCTGGCGGCATGGGCGCTGGCTATCGCCTTTAAGATGCCGCCTGACCTCTCCGCAGGCATGGTGCTGGTGGGCAGCGTGGCCAGCGGCACCGCCTCCAACGTGATGATCTATCTGGCAAAAGGGGATGTGGCGCTGTCGGTGACCATCTCCTCCGTCTCCACCCTGGTGGGCGTGGTTGCCACCCCGCTGCTGACGCGTCTGTATGTGGATGCCCACATTCAGGTGGACGTGATGGGGATGCTGCTGAGCATTCTGCAAATCGTGGTGATCCCGATTGCGCTGGGGCTGGTTATCCATCACCTGTTCCCGCGGGTAGTGAAAGCCGTTGAGCCGTACCTGCCAGCGTTTTCCATGATCTGTATTCTGGCAATCATCAGCGCGGTGGTGGCCGGTTCTGCGGCGCATATCGCCTCTGTGGGCTTCGTGGTGATTATCGCCGTGGTGCTGCATAACACAATCGGTCTGCTGGGCGGTTACTGGGGCGGGAAGCTGTTCGGCTTTGACGAATCCACCTGCCGCACGCTGGCGATTGAGGTCGGGATGCAGAACTCGGGTCTGGCCGCTGCGCTGGGCAAAATTTACTTCTCACCGCTGGCGGCTCTGCCTGGCGCGCTGTTCTCGGTATGGCATAACCTTTCCGGCTCCCTGCTGGCGGGTTACTGGTCGGGTAAGCCCCTCGATGAACAAAAGAAAAGCGATGTGGTGAAGGAAGGTTAA
- the rtcR gene encoding RNA repair transcriptional activator RtcR: MKKRRVVIGVLGTVMDKRGKRANRLRKWRPTVGLCQQPDLPVDRLELLHQPQDRGMAEQITEDIRLLSPHTTVRPYPVTIADPWDFEEVYAAFLDFATHYKFDTEHEEYLVHITTGTHVAQICWFLLTEARYLPASLIQTGPASRDAPEEAVPVGRYSIIDLDLSRYATLTSRFQREQQESVSFLKAGIDTRNATFNALIDQIERVALRSTAPVLLTGPTGAGKSFLANRIYQLKQSRHQLAGRLVAVNCATLRGDNAMSTLFGHVKGAFTGAATARAGLLREADGGVLFLDEIAELGLDEQAMLLKAIEEKTFFPFGSDKEVRSDFQLIAGTHRDMRQWVAEGRFREDLYARINMWSFALPGLAQRREDIAPNVEYELQRFAAEAQSQVRFDKEARERYLRFADSPQALWRGNFRELGSSVARMATLAEQGRITLALVEEEILRLQESWQTATPLAAMALDLFDQRQLETVLEVCRRSASLSEAGRELFAVSRMKKAVPNDADRLRKYLTRFGLSWEGLHPGS, encoded by the coding sequence ATGAAAAAGCGGCGGGTAGTGATTGGGGTACTGGGCACGGTGATGGACAAACGCGGGAAGCGGGCCAACCGCCTGCGCAAATGGCGCCCGACGGTCGGGCTTTGCCAGCAGCCCGATCTCCCTGTCGACCGGCTTGAACTGCTCCACCAGCCCCAGGATCGGGGGATGGCGGAACAGATAACGGAAGATATCAGGCTGCTTTCACCCCATACCACTGTGCGCCCGTATCCCGTTACTATTGCCGATCCCTGGGATTTTGAAGAGGTCTACGCCGCGTTTCTCGACTTCGCCACACACTACAAGTTTGACACCGAACATGAAGAGTACCTGGTGCATATCACCACCGGCACCCACGTGGCGCAGATCTGCTGGTTTTTGTTAACCGAAGCGCGGTATCTCCCCGCCAGCCTGATCCAGACCGGTCCCGCCAGCAGGGATGCGCCCGAAGAGGCCGTCCCCGTCGGACGTTACTCAATCATCGACCTGGATTTAAGCCGCTACGCCACATTGACCAGCCGCTTTCAGCGCGAACAGCAGGAATCCGTTTCGTTCCTGAAAGCCGGAATTGATACCCGCAATGCCACTTTCAACGCCCTGATCGATCAGATTGAGCGTGTGGCGCTGCGCTCGACCGCCCCGGTTCTGCTGACTGGCCCAACGGGGGCCGGAAAATCCTTTCTCGCAAACCGCATCTATCAGCTGAAGCAATCCCGCCATCAGCTGGCTGGCAGGCTGGTCGCGGTAAACTGCGCCACGCTGCGGGGTGATAACGCCATGTCGACACTTTTCGGCCATGTCAAAGGGGCATTTACCGGGGCAGCCACGGCCCGCGCCGGGCTGCTACGCGAGGCGGACGGCGGCGTGCTATTTTTAGATGAAATAGCCGAGCTTGGCCTCGACGAACAAGCCATGCTGTTGAAAGCTATCGAAGAAAAAACCTTCTTTCCGTTTGGCTCCGATAAAGAGGTCAGGAGCGATTTTCAGCTGATTGCCGGCACGCACCGGGATATGCGCCAGTGGGTGGCGGAAGGTCGCTTCCGCGAAGATCTCTACGCCCGGATCAATATGTGGAGTTTTGCCCTGCCCGGCCTGGCGCAGCGCCGGGAAGATATCGCCCCGAACGTGGAGTACGAACTGCAGCGCTTTGCGGCCGAAGCGCAATCTCAGGTTCGCTTCGATAAAGAGGCACGAGAGCGCTATCTGCGTTTTGCTGACTCGCCTCAGGCGTTATGGCGCGGTAACTTTCGTGAACTGGGTTCCTCCGTGGCGCGAATGGCCACGCTTGCCGAACAGGGGCGCATCACCTTAGCGCTTGTTGAGGAAGAGATCCTCAGGCTGCAGGAGAGCTGGCAAACCGCCACACCGTTAGCGGCGATGGCGCTGGATCTCTTTGACCAGCGACAGCTGGAAACCGTGCTGGAGGTGTGTCGCCGTAGCGCCTCATTATCCGAGGCAGGACGCGAGCTCTTTGCCGTCTCCCGAATGAAAAAGGCCGTGCCTAACGATGCCGACAGGCTGCGCAAATATCTCACCCGTTTTGGCCTGAGCTGGGAAGGCCTCCATCCGGGATCATGA
- a CDS encoding RtcB family protein — MKQNDFDVLTAQHSAPVKMWTHGVPVEPEAREQLLNTAKMPFIFKHLAVMPDVHLGKGSTIGSVIPTKGAIIPAAVGVDIGCGMIAVRTSLLAGDLPDNLHGLRSAIEQAVPHGRTSTRSRRDKGAWEKTPDVVDSHWAQLAPRFKRLTDKYPQLLKTNNHQHLGTLGTGNHFIEICLDEADRVWVMLHSGSRGVGNAIGNVFIALAQQDMQQHIANLPDRNLAYFQEGSRHYNDYIEAVEWAQDFARHNREVMMSRVLAALSRSVPKPFLTQQEAVNCHHNYVQKERHFGEDVLVTRKGAVSAQKGEMGIIPGSMGAKSFIVRGLGNEESFCSCSHGAGRVMSRTAAKKRFTVADQIRATAHVECRKDSEVIDEIPMAYKDIDAVMAAQASLVEIVHTLRQVVCVKG; from the coding sequence ATGAAACAGAACGATTTTGACGTTTTAACGGCGCAGCACAGCGCACCGGTAAAAATGTGGACGCACGGGGTGCCCGTTGAGCCAGAGGCGCGTGAGCAACTGCTGAATACCGCAAAGATGCCCTTTATTTTTAAACATCTGGCGGTGATGCCGGATGTGCATCTCGGCAAAGGTTCCACCATTGGCAGCGTGATCCCCACCAAAGGGGCCATTATTCCCGCGGCGGTGGGTGTAGATATCGGCTGCGGGATGATCGCCGTGCGGACATCGCTGCTGGCAGGCGATCTGCCGGACAACCTCCACGGATTGCGCAGCGCCATTGAACAGGCGGTGCCGCATGGGCGCACCAGTACCCGCTCCCGTCGAGACAAAGGGGCGTGGGAAAAGACCCCGGATGTTGTGGATAGCCACTGGGCGCAGCTGGCCCCGCGCTTTAAACGGCTGACGGATAAATATCCCCAGCTGCTGAAAACCAATAACCATCAGCATCTGGGAACGCTGGGGACCGGTAACCACTTTATTGAAATCTGTCTGGACGAAGCGGATCGCGTCTGGGTCATGCTGCACAGCGGCTCGCGTGGTGTGGGCAATGCGATCGGCAATGTGTTTATCGCCCTGGCGCAGCAGGATATGCAGCAGCACATCGCCAACCTGCCTGACAGAAATCTGGCCTATTTCCAGGAGGGAAGCCGGCACTACAACGACTACATCGAAGCCGTGGAGTGGGCGCAGGATTTTGCCCGCCATAACCGCGAGGTGATGATGTCGCGCGTGCTGGCCGCGCTCTCGCGCAGTGTGCCAAAGCCGTTCCTGACCCAGCAGGAGGCGGTGAATTGCCATCACAACTATGTGCAGAAAGAGCGTCATTTTGGTGAGGACGTACTCGTCACGCGCAAAGGGGCGGTGTCGGCGCAGAAGGGCGAGATGGGGATCATCCCCGGCTCGATGGGGGCGAAGAGCTTTATCGTGCGCGGCCTGGGCAATGAAGAGAGCTTCTGCTCCTGCAGTCACGGCGCAGGGCGGGTGATGAGCCGCACGGCGGCCAAAAAACGCTTCACCGTTGCGGATCAGATCCGCGCCACGGCCCACGTCGAGTGCAGAAAAGACAGCGAGGTCATCGATGAGATCCCGATGGCCTATAAAGACATCGATGCCGTCATGGCGGCGCAAGCTTCACTGGTCGAAATCGTCCATACCTTGCGCCAGGTGGTCTGTGTAAAAGGATAA